The genomic window AAACACGGGAACACCTTCAGTGTTGAAGTGAACCGGAAATGATAtattgtgtttacatgtcattaatCCCGATCATTAAAACATAGTTCATTATTTAGATCCACAGCAAAATTTGACGCATGCATAGATATTATCATTCTACATATGTATGGTTGTTAAAAATGGTCACTGTTCATCTTTCTTTGACAAATTCACaactgaaaaatatttttaatccaTACCCCACATCTTCTTACTGTGTTTCAAGGAAGTCGGTTCAGTTTTTACTGAAAACGAACAATTACATTGTATTTTCAAAtggtccatccatccatccatctcagcATCAACTtgaacaaagtaaacaaaagcaGCCTGAACTTGTCCTTACTCTGCTTTATTATATCTGCTTTATTTATAAGAGGATCCAGAATGATACTGAGTCGCACAGAGCCTGCACAGAAAAAAATTCTGTCCTAtgggggggcatgacagaaaataatagaaaaccACTGGTCtggacatttgacatttaagtTAAAAGACAATTCAACTTACTTTCCATCCTCATTTAGCATACAggttcagtttttttcttgaaTAATTCCATTTGCTGCATTTACCCGGAACTGACTTGTACAACACTGTTGTACAAGTCGCTTTTTAACATgttattctgtctttttttttcaagacgGCCATCAGTGAGAACTACCAAACCATGTCAGACACCACCTTCAAGGCCTTACGCAGACAGCTTCCAGTCACCCGCACCAAGATCGACTGGAACAAGATCCTCAGTTACATGATTGGCAAAGAGATGCAGCACGCTTAGAGGACGAGGACAGACGTGGTCAGGGTTATGACATTTTGGGGGAGGTTGATGCTTGTGTGCCGTAACAGATTGTCCTGTATGTCCCTCTGAAGGAGACGTCACTGCTTCTGCTGAGTTCTAAAAATGGATGCCTTTAAAATGACAAGGAGTGACTAAACAATGTTGCTCTttgaaaacatactgtatattaatattatttgccTTTGGTGACACTGTGAAAGTCCTGCCATTAAAACTCTCACATGTCACAAGGCTCTATTGAGTTTCATGTAGCAACAAATCTACACTTCCTAGAAAAACCCAATTCTCTCAGAGCTTCCGATACCTCTATAGTTATACTTATTTTTTTGAAAGAGATACAACTTGATATGTTACCCAACTGGAGAGAGACTTGACTTATGCATTCGTAAGTTGTAGCCATTCCATTTATGGAAAAGCAAAGATGTCTTTTCTTGGAAGTGTGTCCTTCCTCTAtagttattttatttctataggGAGACATGAGTATTGACGTCCTCCCACCTGTCATCTGCCTTTAGCgtttgcaatatttttttatacaaactGTAAGTACAATATTCTTGAAATAAATGTTACCTTTCAAGGAATGATCGTTTGTGTTGTAATTAGTGACACAggtatattattgttgttgttttttttgctcttctgtgacagtaaactgaatacaTTTGGAGATTCTGTGATCAGACAGTATCACATTCTGTTAATGAATGTGATCTATTACCTTCAGCCCAACATTACACATCAATTAAGTATTAACATCTATCACACTACTCAACAAGAAAACAGTACGATATGGACGTGTCAATCAGCACTGGCACTTTATTTTGCACATCCGTTTACAGAACCACAGGATTTTAATCCGTCCCGTGTTTCAGAACATTTGCAATCTTTTATCCTAtatgatttgttgttgtgttatttaagtgtgttgtattttctctGTATACACTGTGCTTTCACTATGAGCCAGGTTATTGCAATTTATGACTTCGTCTCTCCATGACGCTGTCTGGTACAAAACTAAGGGAGTTTCCTGGTGTTGTGTGAACGGTTAGCTGACTGTCCTTGAACAGCACAGCTGCACCCTCTCTATCTGCCCATGATTTACTTATTTCCCTATGAATGAATGCACATTCTCCATATCAGTCTCCAGTTGCCTTCTGTAGCTGTACTCTGGTGCCTCATGGTCGAGATGTTTCCTGGCAGGACAGAGATAAATGTagtgagagcaagagagagagcaagttTAAGGCAAAAATTAGTCTATTACCTTTAACTATGTATGCTGATGTTTAAAGGGAGCTAAATGTTACCCAGTTAAAGCTACACAGAGTCAAGCACAGCAGCCTGACAAGAGGACTGAGCACTGAGCAGACAACACTTAGTCACGGTAGCAGGGACGTAGCCTAGACACAGACACCTGGGGGTGAGTTCATGGAAAGTCCCTACAGAGAGAGCCAAGGGTCGGCCCTCAGCATTTAGGGGGGCCTAAGCAGAATTTGGTTTGGGGCCCCCCCTCCAACTATGCTGAGTCAcctgtgcttgactattattgacaCGTCACACTTTAATGTTATCAATTGTATTAATACAGACAGATTATGAACTACTCTTCCCCTGGGCACAGATGCATAAGGACCGCCCTATTTGTTCAAGAGTGGGTGGATACAGGATGGGGTCtggtaaatgtgttttcctATATTCTGGTGCATTTTTGAGAGCTGGAGAAGGGCAATACATAAATGGGTTCAGATTCATagccttttgttttttgacttaTTAAGGTGGTGACTTGGGCTTCAGGGACCCTTGACCGCTTGGGCCCAGTCAGCTCattcagtaatccatccttgCTCACATGCCAACAATATTTTGGGGCTCCCCTCTAGAAGTGTGGCCCTTGGTAGACCCCTGTATCAATATAGTCactatttacaccaaaccagacaCGTTTTAACCTTAGATGGCACTGAgatcacagatttattttaaactttcatattcaaagtgaaacacTAAGTGTGGTTTACTGAACTTAAATTGAaaaattaattgattcattcatccattcatgttactttttatttaatatgtttaaaaacaaaccaaacacttgATTGGGGGCCAACTTGTGGCTTAGTTCACTAATGCCTCGGGCCGGCCCTGGTAGTCATCATAGTGTGGTGGTGCATGGTGCGATTTCAAAAGTGAAACTTACGCGGTAACGGAAACAATGAAAGAGCGATTTTTTGTTCGGTGACGGAAAAGAAGTCGTGTCCTCCCATCTCCACTTCCACAGCATCGCACACGCAACACatatctctcgctctctctttctctctcgcgcacacacacacacacacacacacagggctgctcccagctgtgttttcacaacAAATAAAGTCTCAACTTTCATAAAAGTAACGGAATTAAGTTCTCGTTTCGACCATGCCGTCGTCCAAAGCGCTCGAATATGGACGGGACTTCTTTGACTTTTTGGGGGACAGAAGGTCCATCACTCACGAGATAGAGCTGAAGAGAATCTACGACTTTGAATTCATGTGCaggtgagctgtgtgtgtgtgtgtgtaaagactcagctcagtgtgtgtgttttttcagtgttttcacccTTTCACCACCATGTCTGTCATGTCCACAGAAGAGGAAATGAAGGCCCCCAGTTCTCCACTGTTATTTCTGCTCTTTTGAAGGCAAAGAAAGCCTATAAAACCGAGGGGAGAATCTACTTAAATGACATTAAGgtagtgtatatgtgtgtgtgtgtgtgtgtacttaatTCAACAGCTGCTTATCAGtacatttattatcatttctggggaaaaaaagaaaatgtctgaacACATTTTGGGCACAAATAACTTCACTTGGTAACACACAAGCCTGTAAGAATCAGTGACACGTAATGGTAAAAAGCAGGTTGTAATTAAATCAGTGCCGTGTTGTGCTACTGGAAATTCTATGTCACCTATTTAGACAAAACCAGCTGTCAaccacactggtgtccactcatgtacATCTATTTTCCcctaaatgggaacatatttGCAAAATTTACATTGCACTATTGAAGAATGAAGAGATTGAGACCAATACTGTCTCAGGAAATTGCTTACTggcaatataaatataattttccCCATAAGACTTACATTTGAATAGATTTAGATCATCATGTTATCTCTGCCCCCTGCTTTAGGTCCAAGTGAACTATGACCAGTGGCGGAGGAGGCCCCGGGCCTCTCAGTCACACAGCTCCAGCACTCAGAGCACAGCCATGATGCCTGCAGCCTCCTCTAACTCCCCGACCCTTATGGCCCCTGTGCTGACCTCTGAAAAGAAGCTGGCTGCAGAAGTCCTTCACAAGTTAAAAACTGAGAAGTGAGTACTGTGCAGCCCTACTAATTAATTTACATTGCTTTATGCTTTGCTttcctgttttcatttctttcatttctatCAAGGGGTTTTGAATTGGGTCAAGTGAAGTGGATTTTCTAGTGACATGAGAGCCACATAAAAAACGAGTTGCATTTTGTTCTGACTTTGTGTGATGATATCAGAACAGGAAACTGATGCAAGCTCGACATTAAGTGTaaacaacacatatttacaggAAACAGGGGTTTGAAACGTATCGCATAGAGGAAAAAGCTGTACCTTCTGTGGCAGTTACAGTATCATCTGCCAGATGGCAGAAGGAGGAGGTTGGTCCCATGAGAGAGgcgggagttttttttttcatcatgcTAGTGCCTTAACAAGAAGGTTACATTTTTGCCAGATCCCAGCTGAAATTAGCTGTCGTAATGAACAGGGGTATGAATTTATGAGTCTTGTTATAAACTGGCATCTTCTGACTTGAGATTATACCCCACTTCTAGACGTAGTCCCTCTAAAGCCCAGCAAAAACAATAGTGCATTTTTGCTGATGTCTTAGGTCAGTCATTCTACGGGGTCAGGATAAGGATACACAAATGGGTCTGGGTAAATTAAGTTTgaattcatttatcaaacataaataaacagtaatGGCCTAGTAATAGACTCAAAAATACTCTATTGTGCTTAAATCTGATTGACATTTTGAACAGGGTCGTaatactaaatattaaataatgtatAACCACTACATAGTGGTTTCTGTGTAAAGCtgttggagaaaatcaagctaataataatgacaatctTACGTGTCAATCGACAGTCGATTTGTGTGCTACAATAAGGGAATCTGTAAAGGTTGATAATACACTCAGTGTTGTTCACCAAGTGTTACAGTAGAGGTTGTAAATTAACCCCGTGCCAAGAAGACAAGGGATAGGTGTAGTGTAGCGCGCCGCCTGCATGTATGAAAGAGATGCCGTCTGAAGTTTATGAAGTTGTTAAAGTGACTAAGTACCTAACGTCACAAAACTATTAATTATGGGATAAATAGCTGATATATCAAGATAGAAAATTAGCGTTTGGGAAACACTATCTTACATGATAAATAAGAGAGTAAAAAGTCagtttataattaaaaaaatatgtatataaaatggTGATATAAATATCACCATGGATAAAAACAGATGATTTGCTACATCCGCATTTGTGCTTCCTCAGTCTTAGTCATTCTAGCTTCTGATTGGTTAGTTAAAGGACATGTGCTCTATGATAACAGAGTGTAACGAGGGAGCagtagtgttgttgttgtttgttgtggtaAAAATTGTCGTAAGGTGTCTGATGTGGAAATAAAGTTGTGTCAAAGTTGATTTGTTGACGtgtggtttatttctttgcaaaGAGAGAGTCACAGATGGCTCTGAGGAACAGAGATAAATCACATAGCTTTATAGTTCTTGCGTCATGACCTTATCTGCGTATTCCACAAAAGGCGCCAGTTTGGAGACGAAACTGGCCTTGAGTAGAGAAGGCTGTAAATTAGGTTTTCTGAGCTTCATATTGCAGTGGAGCCGCTGAGAATGAACCCTTGAAACTAAGTTTAGAGGTATTCGACCAAAATGTATCTCTTCTTCCTGTAGCAGATATTTTCAGTATAAGAAGGGACTTTTCTATCATTTCCACTATGACCTCATTCACACCTGTTATTACAATTTAATAACCCACCTCCAAACCCACATTTGGGGGTGGGTTTTTATAAGTTTGGCCAAATTCTCttacacatgtaaatataaatcTGTCCTCAGGTACGATTCTCTTCTTTACATGCTCAAACTCTGACACTAGGTCTGAATGGGGCGAAATAATGGGAACGAAAGAAGTGAAAAGGGATTACATTCATGACTTACTCAGactttatctttaaaaaagttTCAAGAACACACTGAACTATAAATATTTTTGTACCATGTTGGCATTAGTTGTTAATGGAAGAGCCTGCTTCACTCCCTGTTCACACAGGAAAACGCTGAAAGCTAACAAGGGGGGCATTGAGATCACCTCAGACCCTGAGGAGAAGTTTGGGAGGGTTCGGCTCACTGTTGATGGTCTAGGAGAGTACGTCATCAAGTTCCTCATCGTGAACAAGGGCGCAGACTCTGTCCACTTCACCTTATACACTGTCCTGCATCAGCTTCGCTGTTTTACTCTGAAGGGTAAGAGTGTGACCAGGGCCGCTCCACTGCTCCTCTGTTCAGGTAAGAAAACGTATGCTTTTGTCATCCTTTTGTTTATACTGGttgaactttatttatacacataaaataaaacacattaggATTCCCCACCTTCCCTCTTGTAACCTCATCAACCTTTTTGTTGAGGGGTGGAGCATTTACTGACGAACACACAGCCTAACCTTACAAGCGGAAAAgactctttctgtgtggagttctggctcctgaatGAAGCAAGTCCAGGTCATATTTCCCCTGTGGTGTGTCCACAGACAGCTACTATGCATGtccacatacatacacatgccaCAGCACCATTCATACTTACATTTTCCTTTGAGTGCTGAGTTGTACATATTTGGGTCACCATAGACTTCCTCACGTAACCTCAAGCAAGTGTCCATGGTGTAACAGTCTTCATCATTGAACCTTTTGACTCAATGATGTTAAACTTCATATCATGTGGATTTTTGCGGACGTGTTAAGTATGACCTAGTCCTGCTGGTGGATACTGGTGGGATtgttatatacacatatctgcACAGAATTGTACCTGTTCATAGATGTTAGCACTTAACATAATGTTTGttggattgttttaattatgaactGTGCATTATTGATTGGGAAATTCACTAAAATCTCATGTAGTTCTTCCTTGGATCATGCTCAGTAGTTTTTGGGTAGTCACTGAAAACATCACCTGCTCGAAGGAGGTACTCATTTTTTATCTGTACTCTGCCTTTATTACAACAGGTGAGAGCTATGAAGTTGAGGTTTGGTGCAAGCTTAAGGATTATGGATATTTCCCGACCACAATTTACTTCGAGTTCTGCCCCAGTGTTGCACAGTCTGCGCACTTCTGCATTGTGAGAGAGATTGCAGTTGGTGCCAGGACCAGCCTGGCTAAGGAGCTGGGGTCTGTGGTTCCTTACAAACCACATGAGGTGATCAAACACAAGCCAGTCAAGAAGACCTTGATAGAAGAGGGAGTACCTCCTGAATAGTAAGTTGTGAAAACAAGTCTTAATCTCATAGATTTACTGTTATGAATAATAcgaaatgtatttgtgttttgttcttctctGCAGTTCTGGTGTGTATTGTTTAATGGAAATGAAATTAGGATCCTACAGGTGTCCGCATTATCTGAAAGAACTGGCTAAACAAAGGTTGGAGGACTCCAGTTATCTCTCTCCAACTGCAAAACGGAATCTTCAATCAGTGAGGTGAGAGAATTGTGTAAAACATTCATGTTAACCCCATGTTTGTCGGGTTAAGTAGTTAATTACACCGACCCTcttgtgtatgtgtctgcattgTGTGCCCAGGAGCCTCCTCCAGTCTTCCCTCGAGATGCAGAACTACAGTCAAAGGTTTCACCCGCTGCTTCACCTGGAGGAGTTACAGATGGAGGTGGACATTGGAAAATATGACCTCCACGATCAAACCATGAGTCTTGACCCAAGAAACAGAGATCTGGTTACACTCAATGTaagaacatttgaaatgattgctcttttgtttgtaaaaacaaaccttgCTCAGACCTGATGTTAACCATTGGcaagacatgaagacatgaattACTCGAATGACTGGGACATGTGTCCACTTTCTTTTACATATTATAAATGCAAATTAGCCCCCATGATCAATAAGAGATTTTTACACTACTCAGAGCTGTTCACCAGTGCCACAATATTAGCACTAATCAacatattatttgtattttcaaattATTTAATAGTTATTACATCTGATTCGTTATTTACTCAGCGTCTGGCTCTCTTCTTTCTTGTGCTgatacaaacactgatgaaggGAAATTATCTTGTCATGGCTGACATGTGGTGCCGattttttctgggtttttttttgtcctccatcTGATCAAATACAACAATTTAATAACAACTTATCAGAGACAAAATTGCTTAACTGAAATAAACGTTTATTGGATGACACTGTGCACTGGCACTGTTGATGATTGACACTGAGCAGGAGAGATGCAGGGTTGGAACTGAAACCCTATTTTAATCTACTGTAGGTTTAGTGATCTCTGTTGCAgagcagaaaggaaaaaaaaaaacctcctttgTCTCCCAACAGGTTCCTGGCGTCGCAGAGAAGCGTCCATCTGTATTTCGAGGAAGCTGTGTGAGGGTGTCCAAATCTCAGGACACGGAGCAGCCAGTCATTGCATACACTGGATATATTCACAAAGTAGAGCTTGACACTTTGAAGCTGGGCTTCTCAAAAAGGTTCGTCAGACCCAACCATACTTGACTACCTGAAATCTAGACAAATGGACGTAACTCAccatatttcttttcttttatcccGTGATCCTCCTTTCAGGTTTTTGCAGATATTCAGGGACGACATCAAGTTTGACGTGGAGTTCGTTCTCCACCGTTTGACCTTGAAGCTGCAGCATCGCGCGGTGGACTTGGCACAAAAACATGGGCTCGGAGAGGTGCTCTTCCCATCTGGTCCAGCAGTCACTCGTCTCGCCTTACCTAAACTCAGGTACAACATTGAAAACACTCATAGATGTCACTACACAGCTGCTACAACAACGCGGGTGCaaactcagtgaaaacatgaaaacagaggaaagaaaaaaaaaatatgattttagccacttgacACCACAGGATTTGGATTGCAAACACcacagaacaagacatttgaacatcAACAACTCCTTTAGTGAGctgattctttttctttgaacTTTGGCGTGGGGAAGTGAAAATGCTAAATCTGCTGTTTTGCCATTGGATTCCCATGACTGGTTCACAAAGTAAAGTgatgaatttattatttaagcTTCAAGTGTGAAACATCCTATCACCCTATGAGGAAGTCTGAGTGATTACCAAAACTCTGTGAGATGTTTCCCCCAGAAACTAAATACAGATATTAGTGAGACGCCTCACAGAATCCCTGTCGCCTTTGTGATtacctgccccgccctaattagtctcacctgtgtctcgttgtctctcCCTAACGAGTGTGTATGCTCACCCTTTTCCCTTTGCTGGCTGCCATATAATCCTTGCCTGCTTATTGTGTTCTGTCTGTGTATTCCCTGTGGTTTCTGGCCCGTTGTAAGTTTGTCCTACTGTCGTGGCAGACTTGAGAAAATCAACTAGGTTGTTTAGTATCTAGGTACTTGGGCTACCAAAAATACAACGACTCACACATTCCTCTATCCAGATAGAAACAGCCATAATTTACACACTTACAATCTCCCACTTTGGGTTAAAAAGAGCACTCCTGTGTCCCTCTGTAGTTTCGTGTTTCATAAATCTGCTGAGAGACGATAAGACAGAGGAATGCAGTCCGTTCAAGATTGTCCGTCCTTTGAGATAGATTTGTGCCAGGCATCTTTACCCGAGAGGCTCTGCCTCCAGTTTTCGTTAAAGATATGCGTTGGTGATAAGTTTTAGCCCTGGGGCTTGCTGGCCAAAATCGGAGAGATTGCCATACTGTTCATGTCCGACATTGTCTCtgttctgggttagggttaatggTGCGTTTCATCGTGTATGTACAGCATATTAACGTCAACACTCCAATAACATTCCgtagagaagcaacattttcaccattttggtggttcagcagcagctctctaccctctccctccctctcttcctcttcatccgCAGCACCTGCAGCCTCGCAGCAGAagtctgctcctctttctttcttcttctcaacATCATTacctcatctttaggaattttaaCATTGGCTGCCATGATTTGCCGAGCTTGTGTCAGGCTGCTTCTCAGCACAGGGGGCCATTTGACACACGACTTCATTTGGCAAAAATCCTCAACTATCACATTAACTATCACTTTATATTCTTTAACATGACAATATGAACTCACTTTTCTGAATATATGATTAGAGTAttacatataaatatttcaCTCTCTACAGCTTGTTTAACCATCAGCTCGAAAACAACCCAGAGCAATGTGCTGCGATCCAGCACATTGTAGCCGGATCATCTAAGCCAGCTCCTCATCTGGTGTTCGGGCCGCCTGGAACTGGAAAAACGATGACTCTGGTTGAAGCCATTCATCAGGTATTAAATGAGTATCTGTTGCACTGAATTCATCTCCAAAAGCAACACATTTAGAATGCATTAAAAAGTCCTTGCTACAAAAATGCCAAACATTTTCTAGATGTAGCTTTTTCAAGGtgaagtttttttgttgtctcatcgtacaaaaatgaaaaattgaaAGGTTTTGGAATTTTTCCCCAGACTAAATAAGGCGATTGACATTGTTGTgcaattaaaacagaaaaagtaaTCATAAACCCAATCTGCcgcatgtttttataaaatctaTAGTCTTATAAAATACAGCGTGTTTTATCGCTGTGACTGATCATTGTGATCATAGCGTCCTTACAAATATGTTGTTGGCTTCAGGGGATTTCTATCTACATAATCACATGACATTgtcaaaacaattacaaaaattACATGACAAATATGGTCAATCATCAATTATTGTCACCCTTAACACAAATATAGGTAAACAAATATTGTCTTCTTTGGGATATTACTGTGCTTTTTCTGCacttctttaaatgtatttaatgatcTTTTTCCAGATGCATTACATTTCCGTTACGTATTTACTTAAGGATTACTTTATAGAAATTAATTGATCTTATATTTATCATTATaagcaccagggggcgctgtctAACAAACTAAGATAAGGTAACAGCAGAAGGGATAGGTAATTATCCATTGGGAGCTGAGGTTTAATGTAGTAGTTGCCTTATGATCATATCAGAATGTATTTACAAAGCCCTTCTCAAACCAATCATATGTCATTAAAGGGCTCACACAGTTGAAGAAATTCAGTTCCCACCttctacaaaaacaaatcagagatCACATTTTCCTCTTTACCTTCCCGCTGGATGCAAATGTGCATTTCACAGTATGAGCTATCTGCGCTCCtgattcattacattacattacatgtcatttagcagacgcttttatccaaagcgacttacaataagtgcatttaaacatttgggtacaaataagagctagaagtaagaaagagcttcaagtaagccaaactatgaagtgctagtcataagtgcgatgtataatttttttatttttttgtcgtcgtcgtcttaatcaaggtagagtcggaagaaatgtgtttttagtcggcggcggaagatgatTCATGCAGTTTGTCATTTTAACCAGTTTATATTACTATGTCAAATGTTCAGGCGCTCATTGCAACTGCCTGAAATGAGCGTAAACATGTTATTACATGGTGGCCGGAGTGATGTCAACAATGTTCCAATGTGTTGGGTCTTTATGTGTCAAATGTGGTTCATGAATTCTTGCATCATCAGGTCAGCAAGGCAGACTCATCAGTCCACATCCTCGCCTGCACACCCCAAAACGCTGCATGTGATGAACTCTGGCAGAGACTGATTCCGCCCATGGGTCCTCACAATGTTTACCGTCTATGCGCCTTAAACAGAGACCTAAGCAGTGTTCCGAGGCAACTATTGGTGAGAAACTGcatcctttgtttgttttttatcacacCTGTGTGTCTGGCAATAGCCAGGTCGTCTGTATGTTACTTTTTAACAATATAGATCAAGAATGGCGTGACGGTCCGTGTTGTTACACATACACCTTCAAATTTGGTAAAAGATAAaccaaaaacactcacaaatgAACTGAGCAGAATTTGGTGattgaaggtcaaaggtcaagatcactgtgacatcatgtttttataaacaaaataaataaagaacatcTATAGGATTCACTATTACATTACTTACATTTGGTGTTCAGGTCAAAGTGACATATTATGTCCAGTTTTTCTGTTGATGTCACTCAATTCTGATTTGCTTAACACTTCCAGACATATTGTAACTGGGATCAGAGTAAGGATGGCTTTGTTTTTCCTAAAAAAGAAGTTCTGATGAAACACAAAGTCATAGTCACCACTATGCTCACAGCTGGCAGGTAAGAGctggtttctttctttcgt from Solea senegalensis isolate Sse05_10M linkage group LG4, IFAPA_SoseM_1, whole genome shotgun sequence includes these protein-coding regions:
- the mov10a gene encoding putative helicase mov-10-B.1, translated to MPSSKALEYGRDFFDFLGDRRSITHEIELKRIYDFEFMCRRGNEGPQFSTVISALLKAKKAYKTEGRIYLNDIKVQVNYDQWRRRPRASQSHSSSTQSTAMMPAASSNSPTLMAPVLTSEKKLAAEVLHKLKTEKKTLKANKGGIEITSDPEEKFGRVRLTVDGLGEYVIKFLIVNKGADSVHFTLYTVLHQLRCFTLKGKSVTRAAPLLLCSGESYEVEVWCKLKDYGYFPTTIYFEFCPSVAQSAHFCIVREIAVGARTSLAKELGSVVPYKPHEVIKHKPVKKTLIEEGVPPEYSGVYCLMEMKLGSYRCPHYLKELAKQRLEDSSYLSPTAKRNLQSVRSLLQSSLEMQNYSQRFHPLLHLEELQMEVDIGKYDLHDQTMSLDPRNRDLVTLNVPGVAEKRPSVFRGSCVRVSKSQDTEQPVIAYTGYIHKVELDTLKLGFSKRFLQIFRDDIKFDVEFVLHRLTLKLQHRAVDLAQKHGLGEVLFPSGPAVTRLALPKLSLFNHQLENNPEQCAAIQHIVAGSSKPAPHLVFGPPGTGKTMTLVEAIHQVSKADSSVHILACTPQNAACDELWQRLIPPMGPHNVYRLCALNRDLSSVPRQLLTYCNWDQSKDGFVFPKKEVLMKHKVIVTTMLTAGRLVSGGIPVGHFTHVFVDEGGQAVEPECVIAVAGLLDPGKGQLVLAGDHKQLGPIIHSPLALNNGLGLSLLERLMKTNTLYEKNQDSGHFDSRFVTKLLRNYRSHGAFLKIPNELFYDNELQEFADREECQAYCKWRHLPQEGFPLIFHGVMGKEEREHRSPSWFNVTEIDVVVDYLIKLKKTQGENGLPNLHAKDIGIVAPFRKQIEKIKKALQSAPGLRKWTEVKEIKVGCVEEFQGQERKIIIISTVRSSDNYVKMDKDFNIGFLSNEKRFNVAVTRARSLLIVVGNPVILSKNPTWKTFISYCVRQNGYRGIEFQDKGEDDVLHLLMVLKIRVDNNPVADEKSVQQLCQP